Proteins found in one Rhodobacter capsulatus SB 1003 genomic segment:
- a CDS encoding DMT family transporter: MDLRAIVMGLAFALMWSSAFTSARMIVAEAPPLLALSARFLISGGLGVAIALALGQSWRLTRPQWKATLIFGLCQNALYLGLNFVAMQWVQASVASIVASTMPLMVALLGRVVYGDTVRPLGLAGLVAGVIGVAIIMGARLSGGVDPVGLSLCFAAALALSIATLSVRGASSGGNVLMIVGLQMLVGAAVLAVVSALTETWEVVPSTRLVLAFLYTTLIPGLLATWIWFRLVGRIGAVKAATFHFLNPFFGVAIAAAVLGERLGLPDLLGVVIITGGILAVQLSKQR, from the coding sequence ATGGATCTGCGCGCCATCGTCATGGGCCTTGCCTTCGCGCTGATGTGGTCATCGGCCTTCACCTCGGCCCGGATGATCGTGGCCGAGGCGCCGCCGCTGCTGGCGCTCTCGGCGCGGTTCCTGATCTCGGGGGGCCTGGGCGTCGCCATCGCGCTGGCGCTGGGGCAAAGCTGGCGGCTGACGCGCCCGCAATGGAAGGCGACGCTGATTTTCGGCCTGTGCCAGAACGCGCTTTATCTCGGGCTCAATTTCGTCGCGATGCAATGGGTGCAGGCCTCGGTCGCCTCGATCGTCGCCTCGACGATGCCGCTGATGGTGGCGCTTCTGGGCCGCGTCGTTTACGGCGACACGGTGCGGCCGCTCGGCCTGGCCGGGCTGGTGGCGGGGGTGATCGGCGTGGCGATCATCATGGGGGCGCGGCTCTCGGGCGGGGTCGATCCGGTCGGGCTGAGCCTTTGCTTCGCCGCGGCTCTGGCGCTGTCGATCGCCACGCTCTCGGTGCGGGGCGCGTCTTCGGGCGGCAATGTGCTGATGATCGTCGGCCTGCAGATGCTGGTGGGGGCCGCGGTGCTGGCGGTGGTGTCGGCGCTGACCGAAACCTGGGAGGTGGTGCCCTCGACCCGGCTCGTGCTGGCCTTCCTTTACACGACGCTGATCCCCGGGCTGCTGGCGACCTGGATCTGGTTCCGGCTCGTTGGACGGATCGGCGCGGTCAAGGCCGCGACCTTCCATTTCCTCAACCCGTTCTTCGGCGTCGCCATCGCGGCCGCGGTGCTGGGCGAACGGCTGGGCCTGCCGGATCTGCTGGGCGTCGTCATCATCACCGGCGGCATTCTGGCCGTGCAGCTGTCGAAACAAAGGTAA
- a CDS encoding HU family DNA-binding protein encodes MSKPMTKTQLVAALAEAMGSDKKTATAAIDAIADVVTKEVAAGGSVTLPGIGKVSCKARPERQVRNPATGETMMKPADKQVKVTIAKALKDSVNV; translated from the coding sequence ATGTCGAAACCGATGACCAAGACCCAGCTGGTGGCAGCCCTTGCCGAAGCCATGGGGTCGGACAAGAAAACCGCGACCGCCGCCATCGACGCCATCGCCGATGTCGTGACGAAGGAAGTCGCGGCGGGCGGGTCGGTGACGCTGCCGGGCATCGGCAAGGTCTCGTGCAAGGCCCGTCCGGAGCGTCAGGTGCGCAACCCGGCCACCGGGGAAACGATGATGAAACCGGCCGACAAGCAGGTGAAGGTGACGATCGCCAAAGCCCTCAAGGACAGCGTCAACGTCTGA
- a CDS encoding AMP nucleosidase: MNDPVTILTPPPSAHDTFTDPAAAVARLEQLYAEATGFLLQKFNEVLANGRADTRFRAFYPEVRITVTSHLKADSRLSFGHVSSPGTKVATITRPDLFRNYLTQQIGLLMRNHGVPVQIGPSDTPIPVHFAVAGQPEVTIPQEGALTISLRDVFDVPSLESMNDDIVNGTAKPNPDGSGHLAPFTAQRVDYSLARLSHYTATAPEHFQNHVLFTNYQFYVDEFEKVARQMLADPAQGYSSFVAPGNVEITTAEGVIPPLAKLPQMPTYHLKRPDGNGITLVNIGVGPSNAKTATDHIAVLRPHAWLMVGHCAGLRNSQSLGDFVLAHAYLREDHVLDDDLPVWVPIPALAEVQVALQEAVAEITRLEGYELKRIMRTGTVATIDNRNWELRDQSGPVQRLNQSRAVALDMESATIAANGFRFRVPYGTLLCVSDKPLHGELKLPGMATEFYRTQVASHLLIGVRAMEKLRAMPLERIHSRKLRSFDETAFL, from the coding sequence ATGAATGATCCCGTGACGATCCTGACCCCGCCGCCGTCCGCGCATGACACATTCACCGATCCGGCCGCCGCCGTGGCCCGGCTGGAACAGCTTTACGCCGAGGCGACCGGATTTCTGTTGCAGAAGTTCAACGAGGTTCTGGCCAATGGCCGCGCCGATACCCGCTTTCGCGCCTTTTACCCCGAGGTGCGGATCACCGTCACCTCGCATCTGAAGGCCGACAGCCGGCTGAGCTTCGGCCATGTGTCGTCCCCCGGGACCAAGGTCGCGACGATCACCCGCCCCGATCTGTTCCGCAATTACCTGACGCAGCAGATCGGGCTTTTGATGCGCAACCATGGGGTGCCGGTGCAGATCGGCCCCTCGGACACGCCGATCCCGGTGCATTTCGCCGTGGCCGGTCAGCCCGAGGTGACGATCCCGCAGGAAGGCGCGCTGACGATTTCGCTGCGCGATGTCTTTGACGTGCCGTCGCTCGAAAGCATGAACGACGATATCGTGAACGGCACGGCGAAGCCGAACCCGGATGGATCGGGGCATCTGGCGCCCTTTACCGCGCAACGGGTCGATTACTCGCTTGCCCGGCTCTCGCATTACACCGCGACGGCGCCCGAGCATTTCCAGAACCATGTGCTCTTCACCAACTACCAGTTCTACGTCGACGAATTCGAGAAAGTCGCGCGGCAGATGCTGGCCGATCCGGCGCAGGGTTACAGCAGTTTCGTCGCGCCCGGGAATGTGGAAATCACCACCGCCGAGGGCGTGATCCCGCCCTTGGCGAAGCTGCCGCAGATGCCGACCTATCACCTCAAGCGGCCGGACGGGAACGGCATTACCTTGGTCAATATCGGCGTCGGGCCCTCGAACGCCAAGACCGCGACCGATCATATCGCGGTGCTGCGCCCGCATGCCTGGCTGATGGTCGGCCATTGTGCAGGGCTGCGCAACTCGCAATCCCTGGGCGATTTCGTTCTGGCCCATGCCTACCTGCGCGAAGACCATGTGCTCGATGACGATCTGCCGGTCTGGGTGCCGATCCCGGCGCTCGCCGAGGTGCAGGTGGCGTTGCAGGAAGCCGTGGCCGAGATCACCCGGCTGGAGGGCTACGAGCTGAAACGGATCATGCGCACGGGCACGGTGGCGACGATCGACAACCGCAACTGGGAGCTGCGCGACCAGTCCGGCCCGGTGCAACGGCTCAATCAAAGCCGGGCCGTGGCGCTCGACATGGAAAGCGCCACCATCGCCGCGAACGGGTTCCGCTTCCGCGTTCCCTATGGCACGCTGCTCTGTGTTTCGGACAAGCCGCTGCACGGAGAATTGAAACTTCCGGGCATGGCGACCGAGTTTTACCGCACCCAGGTGGCCAGCCATCTGCTGATCGGCGTGCGCGCGATGGAGAAGCTGCGGGCCATGCCGCTGGAGCGAATCCACAGCCGGAAACTGCGGTCTTTCGACGAAACAGCCTTCCTTTGA
- the ade gene encoding adenine deaminase, with protein MEHMTSLKTWPEAAPRLIAVAAGRSPADCVIRQGKWVNVQSREVLDGYDIAIAEGRFAAIAPDLSAAIGPETTVIEAQGRYMIPGLVDGHMHVESGMLTPAEFAAAVIPHGTTTMFTDPHEIANVLGLAGVRMMHDEAMAQPVNIFTQMPSCAPSAPGLETTGYEITPEDVAKAMSWPGIVGLGEMMNFPGVIGADAKMLAEIAATQRAGKTVGGHYASPDLGAPFRAYAAGGPADDHEGTCEEDAVARVRQGMRAMLRLGSAWYDIESQITAVTKRGLDPRNFILCTDDCHSGTLVHEGHMNRAYRHAVACGCDPLIALQMCTVNTASHFGLERELGSIAPGRRADVILTSDLVTLPVEVVIARGQVVAENGTLKVACPHYDWPESARRTVHLGKTLKPADFAIPAPEGANTVTARVIGVVENQAPTKALTAELAVVDGLAQPDETKDVAQIALVERHRGTGKVVNGFVSGFGYKGSMAIGSTVAHDSHHMIVVGTDRDAMAAVANRLGQMGGGISVWKDGAELAAVPLPIAGLMSDDPAAEVAARAEAMVKAMADCGCSLNNAYMQHSLLALVVIPEIRISDLGLVDVTKFQLTELFA; from the coding sequence ATGGAACATATGACATCTCTCAAAACCTGGCCCGAGGCCGCGCCGCGTCTGATTGCCGTCGCCGCGGGCCGTTCGCCTGCCGATTGCGTGATCCGGCAGGGCAAATGGGTCAACGTCCAAAGCCGCGAAGTGCTGGACGGCTACGACATCGCGATTGCCGAGGGGCGTTTCGCCGCCATCGCCCCCGATCTTTCCGCCGCCATCGGGCCGGAAACCACCGTGATCGAGGCGCAGGGCCGCTACATGATCCCGGGTCTGGTCGATGGTCACATGCATGTCGAAAGCGGCATGCTGACGCCCGCGGAATTCGCTGCCGCCGTGATCCCGCATGGCACGACGACGATGTTCACCGACCCGCATGAAATCGCCAATGTGCTGGGTCTGGCGGGCGTGCGGATGATGCATGACGAGGCGATGGCTCAACCCGTCAACATCTTCACCCAGATGCCGTCCTGCGCGCCCTCGGCCCCCGGTCTGGAAACCACGGGCTATGAGATCACCCCCGAGGATGTGGCCAAGGCGATGTCCTGGCCCGGGATCGTGGGCCTGGGCGAGATGATGAACTTTCCGGGTGTCATCGGCGCCGATGCCAAGATGCTGGCCGAGATCGCCGCGACGCAGCGGGCGGGCAAGACGGTCGGCGGGCATTATGCCAGCCCCGATCTGGGGGCGCCCTTCCGCGCCTATGCCGCGGGCGGTCCGGCCGATGACCACGAGGGCACCTGCGAGGAAGACGCCGTGGCCCGGGTGCGGCAGGGGATGCGGGCGATGCTGCGGCTGGGCTCGGCCTGGTATGACATCGAAAGCCAGATCACCGCGGTGACGAAGCGCGGCCTCGATCCGCGCAACTTCATTCTGTGCACCGACGATTGCCATTCCGGCACGCTGGTCCACGAAGGCCACATGAACCGCGCTTACCGCCATGCCGTCGCCTGCGGCTGCGATCCCCTGATCGCGCTGCAGATGTGCACGGTGAACACGGCGAGCCATTTCGGGCTGGAACGGGAGTTGGGCTCGATTGCGCCGGGTCGGCGGGCGGATGTGATCCTGACCTCGGATCTGGTCACCCTGCCGGTCGAGGTGGTGATCGCCCGGGGGCAGGTGGTGGCGGAAAACGGCACGCTCAAGGTTGCCTGCCCGCATTACGACTGGCCCGAAAGTGCGCGCAGGACCGTGCATCTGGGCAAGACCCTCAAGCCTGCGGATTTCGCCATTCCCGCGCCCGAGGGGGCGAATACGGTGACGGCAAGGGTGATCGGCGTCGTCGAAAATCAGGCGCCGACCAAGGCGTTGACCGCAGAGCTGGCGGTGGTGGACGGGCTGGCGCAGCCCGATGAAACCAAGGACGTGGCGCAGATCGCGCTGGTCGAACGGCACCGGGGCACCGGCAAGGTGGTGAACGGCTTCGTCTCGGGCTTTGGCTACAAGGGCTCGATGGCGATCGGCTCGACCGTCGCGCATGACAGCCACCACATGATCGTGGTGGGCACCGACCGCGACGCGATGGCCGCCGTCGCGAACCGTCTCGGGCAGATGGGCGGCGGCATCAGCGTCTGGAAGGACGGGGCCGAGCTGGCCGCCGTGCCCCTGCCCATCGCGGGGCTGATGTCCGACGACCCCGCCGCCGAGGTCGCCGCGCGGGCCGAAGCGATGGTCAAGGCGATGGCCGATTGCGGCTGCAGCCTCAACAACGCCTATATGCAGCATTCGCTTTTGGCGCTGGTGGTGATCCCGGAAATCCGCATCTCTGACCTTGGCCTTGTCGATGTGACGAAATTCCAACTGACCGAGCTTTTCGCATGA
- a CDS encoding SDR family oxidoreductase, protein MKTLLSIGHGYSARALARLLLPEGWRIIATTRSAAKAEMLRAEGVEPLVWTGGELPLAEATHLLTSVAPDGAGDPVLAAQRNAIAASRHLEWVGYLSTVGVYGDHGGGWVDEDTPLTPSTTRGLQRVAAEAAWQALGLPLHVFRLAGIYGPGRGPFEKVRDGTARLVIKPGQVFSRIHVEDIAQVLAASIARPNPGRVYNVCDDAPSPPEDVLAYAAELLGLPRPPEVPFDPASMTPMAASFYAENKRVRNDRIKTELGVTLRYPDYRAGLEAML, encoded by the coding sequence ATGAAAACGCTGCTCTCGATCGGTCACGGATATTCGGCGCGGGCGCTGGCGCGGTTGCTTTTGCCCGAGGGCTGGCGGATCATCGCGACGACGCGCAGCGCGGCGAAAGCCGAGATGCTGCGCGCCGAAGGGGTGGAGCCGCTGGTCTGGACCGGGGGGGAGTTGCCCCTTGCGGAAGCGACGCATCTGCTCACCTCGGTGGCCCCGGATGGCGCCGGGGACCCGGTTCTTGCTGCGCAGCGAAACGCGATTGCTGCATCGCGGCATCTGGAATGGGTGGGCTATCTGTCCACCGTCGGCGTCTATGGCGATCATGGCGGCGGCTGGGTGGATGAGGACACGCCGCTGACCCCCAGCACGACGCGCGGCCTGCAGCGTGTGGCGGCCGAGGCGGCTTGGCAGGCTTTGGGCCTGCCGCTGCATGTGTTCCGGCTGGCGGGGATTTACGGCCCCGGCCGCGGCCCGTTCGAAAAGGTCCGCGATGGCACCGCGCGGCTTGTGATCAAGCCCGGGCAGGTGTTTTCCCGCATCCATGTCGAGGATATCGCGCAGGTTCTGGCGGCCTCGATCGCGCGGCCAAACCCCGGGCGGGTCTACAACGTCTGCGATGACGCGCCGTCCCCGCCCGAGGATGTGCTGGCCTATGCGGCGGAGCTGCTCGGCCTGCCCCGCCCGCCCGAAGTGCCCTTTGACCCGGCCAGCATGACCCCGATGGCGGCGAGTTTTTACGCCGAAAACAAGCGGGTGCGGAATGACCGGATCAAGACGGAACTGGGGGTAACGCTGCGCTACCCCGATTACCGCGCGGGACTTGAGGCGATGCTTTGA
- a CDS encoding MFS transporter has product MTQTRLITPVLVGGAIILMLGFAIRASFGVFQIPIATEFGWPRAEFSLAIAIQNLAWGIGQPIFGAIAEKFGDRKAIVLGALMYALGLVLSAFATQPWQHDLLEIFVGFGIAGTGFGVILAVVGRAASDENRSLTLGIATAAGSAGQVFGAPVAEALLSQFPWQTVFVIFAVTILLALLALPLLRSPARTAHHGQTEPMGTVLKRALKDPSFTLIFLGFFSCGYQLAFITAHFPAMVTEMCGAVPPGSLLAAVGIESLSTLGAVAISLIGLANIAGTIFAGWAGRHYSKKYALAIIYLLRTIAAAAFILAPMTPATVLVFSLVMGALWLATVPLTSGLIADLYGLRYMGTLYGVVFFSHQLGAFLGVWLGGRLYDIAGDYTLVWWVGVGMGAFSALVHLPVKDRALQAQPA; this is encoded by the coding sequence ATGACCCAGACCCGCCTGATCACCCCCGTCCTTGTGGGCGGCGCCATCATCTTGATGCTTGGCTTCGCCATCCGCGCCTCGTTCGGCGTGTTCCAGATCCCGATCGCCACTGAATTCGGCTGGCCGCGGGCGGAATTTTCGCTGGCCATCGCGATTCAGAACCTGGCCTGGGGGATCGGGCAACCGATCTTCGGCGCGATTGCCGAGAAATTCGGCGACCGCAAGGCGATCGTTCTGGGTGCGCTCATGTATGCGCTGGGGCTGGTGCTTTCCGCCTTTGCCACCCAGCCCTGGCAGCATGACCTGCTGGAAATCTTCGTCGGCTTCGGCATCGCGGGCACCGGCTTTGGCGTGATTCTGGCCGTCGTCGGCCGCGCGGCGTCGGATGAAAACCGCTCGCTGACCCTTGGCATCGCCACCGCCGCGGGCTCGGCAGGCCAAGTCTTCGGCGCGCCGGTGGCCGAGGCGCTGCTGAGCCAATTCCCCTGGCAGACCGTTTTCGTGATCTTTGCCGTCACCATCCTGCTGGCGCTTCTGGCCCTGCCGCTTCTGCGCAGCCCCGCCCGCACGGCCCATCACGGTCAAACCGAACCGATGGGCACGGTCTTGAAACGCGCGTTGAAGGACCCGTCCTTCACCCTGATCTTTCTGGGCTTCTTTTCCTGCGGCTATCAGCTGGCCTTCATCACCGCCCACTTCCCGGCGATGGTGACCGAGATGTGCGGCGCCGTTCCCCCCGGCTCGCTGCTCGCCGCGGTGGGGATCGAAAGCCTCTCGACCTTGGGCGCCGTGGCGATCTCGCTGATCGGTCTGGCCAATATCGCGGGCACGATCTTTGCCGGCTGGGCCGGGCGGCACTATTCGAAGAAATATGCGCTCGCCATCATCTACCTGTTGCGCACCATCGCCGCCGCCGCCTTCATCCTGGCGCCGATGACGCCTGCGACGGTTCTGGTCTTCTCGCTGGTGATGGGGGCGCTTTGGCTGGCGACGGTGCCGCTGACCTCGGGGCTGATCGCCGATCTTTACGGGCTGCGCTACATGGGCACGCTTTATGGCGTCGTGTTCTTTTCCCACCAGCTCGGCGCGTTCCTCGGCGTCTGGCTGGGCGGGCGGCTTTATGACATCGCGGGCGATTACACGCTGGTCTGGTGGGTCGGCGTCGGCATGGGGGCGTTTTCGGCCCTTGTCCATCTGCCGGTGAAGGACCGCGCGCTTCAGGCGCAACCGGCCTGA